The following proteins are co-located in the Haliotis asinina isolate JCU_RB_2024 chromosome 13, JCU_Hal_asi_v2, whole genome shotgun sequence genome:
- the LOC137259366 gene encoding uncharacterized protein, which translates to MGDEAKIAEMTPVSHSFLHSPRLDKSGGGIAILFRKSLTIHRSDSRNSYKSFESMNVVITSGQATLNLVCIYPPPPSAKNKLKNNDFLQELPTLFATNSKNYTVILGDFNVHFNAHEKPEVKKYTQLLNTYSLTQHVSVATHKSGNILDWIITCSNYSIIKEVEVIDCQMSDHFNVFFTIDVVKPINKHSILMCHNISQIQPDSFRQDLVNSNLLTDPPPDVDDHVELFHDTLTSLIDKHAPAVEKKVILHPHAPWYDVSIRRSKTQRRRAERLWRKTRLEIHRQIYQQCRNATTSLIISAKRKYCLHSIENSMGKPASLYRLINTLLGKEGDGDRLPPGQSHKELADSFNSFFISKIDTIRKGLLVKDVDRCFSEPHFTGDPLMQFALFSPKDIESIIRSSKPTTCDSDPIPTKLLFQYLELRLPSITKIVDSKAVLVGTKQQLNKVKTDFLKVVDADIKFSDVVKDFGVYIDSSLTLDSHVNHLSRICYFHLKSIGNIRQYLTTAATEALVRALVTSRLDYCNSILSGLSSTLLEKLQKIQNTSARIISKTKRSRTTPVLKDLHWLPVKARIDFKILCLTYKCLHGLAPSYLNCYIRMSPHATCAQTLKIYWSSHPTN; encoded by the exons ATGGGAGATGAAGCTAAGATAGCTGAAATGACCCCAGTGTCCCATTCTTTCCTCCACTCTCCCAGACTTGATAAAAGTGGAGGGGGCATTGCAATTCTCTTCAGGAAATCCCTCACTATTCATCGCAGTGACTCTAGAAACAGTTACAAATCCTTTGAGAGCATGAATGTAGTGATAACTTCCGGACAAGCTACGCTGAACCTGGTGTGCATTTACCCACCCCCGCCTTCCGCTaagaacaaactgaaaaacaatgacTTCCTTCAAGAGTTACCTACCCTCTTTGCAACAAACTCTaaaaactacactgtaattcTTGGTGACTTTAATGTGCACTTCAACGCTCACGAGAAGCCTGAGGTCAAGAAATATACTCAGTTATTGAATACATATTCCTTGACCCAGCATGTGTCTGTCGCCACACATAAATCTGGCAACATTCTCGACTGGATTATCACATGTAGCAACTACAGCATTATCAAGGAAGTTGAAGTCATCGATTGCCAGATGTCTGACCACTTCAATGTCTTCTTTACTATTGACGTAGTGAAGCCGATCAACAAGCACTCAATCTTGATGTGTCACAACATCAGCCAGATTCAGCCAGACAGTTTCAGACAGGACTTGGTTAATTCAAATCTCCTCACTGACCCTCCCCCTGATGTTGATGACCATGTTGAGCTCTTCCATGACACCCTCACATCTCTCATAGATAAACATGCTCCAGCAGTTGAGAAGAAGGTGATACTTCATCCTCATGCTCCATGGTATGACGTGTCGATTCGTCGCTCTAAGACTCAACGGCGCAGAGCTGAACGTCTGTGGCGTAAGACACGCCTGGAAATTCACAGGCAGATATATCAACAGTGCCGAAATGCTACCACCTCTTTAATCATCTCCgctaaaaggaaatattgtctTCACAGTATAGAGAATAGCATGGGGAAGCCTGCTTCACTGTACAGGCTTATAAATACCCTGCTTGGGAAGGAAGGTGATGGTGATAGATTACCTCCCGGACAAAGTCACAAGGAACTTGCAGATTCCTTCAACTCATTCTTCATCTCAAAAATTGATACCATTCGAAAAGGACTTTTAGTCAAGGACGTTGATAGGTGTTTCAGTGAACCTCACTTCACAGGTGATCCATTAATGCAGTTTGCACTTTTCAGTCCAAAGGACATTGAATCAATTATCCGCTCTTCAAAGCCAACCACCTGCGACTCTGACCCCATACCAACGAAACTTCTGTTTCAGTATCTTGAACTGCGTCTGCCAAGCATTACCAAAATTGTCGACTCAA AAGCAGTTCTCGTTGGTACAAAGCAACAACTCAACAAAGTCAAAACCGATTTCCTTAAAGTTGTAGATGCAGACATCAAGTTCTCTGATGTTGTTAAGGACTTTGGTGTCTACATTGACTCTTCTTTGACTCTGGATTCTCATGTTAATCACTTGAGCAGGATCTGCTACTTTCACCTGAAATCCATTGGTAACATCCGGCAATACCTAACAACTGCTGCAACTGAAGCCCTTGTTCGAGCTCTTGTTACATCAAGGCTTGACTACTGCAACAGCATCCTTTCAGGCCTCAGTTCTACACTCCTCGAGAAACTTCAAAAGATACAAAACACTTCCGCCCGCATCATCAGCAAGACTAAACGTTCCCGTACAACACCTGTGCTGAAAGATTTGCATTGGCTACCAGTTAAGGCCAGAATTGACTTCAAGATCCTCTGTTTGACATACAAGTGCCTCCATGGATTGGCTCCCTCCTATCTGAACTGCTACATCCGTATGTCCCCGCACGCAACTTGCGCTCAAACACTCAAGATCTACTGGTCATCCCACCCTACAAACTGA